Proteins from one Nakamurella multipartita DSM 44233 genomic window:
- the malQ gene encoding 4-alpha-glucanotransferase yields MDLPDTLHRLAAAHSIATEFWDWQGRHVQVSDRSITRVLEALGVDVATPDAAEQALRDHDDAPWRRLLPPALVIRAGWAPTVNVHVRDGAAVDVWIELEGGGYRSSLVQEENWAPARQVGDRWTGQATFRIPGDLPLGYHRLKAWSEGDEASCALIVTPQRVGLPERLGDRRAWGIATQLYSVRSAGSWGVGDVVDLEDLSVWGADLGAGYVLINPLHAAEPSGRMEPSPYLPTTRRFQNPIYLRVERIPEYADLPAADRAEVGSLKAALQQDLAGLDAIDRDTTWTAKAAALRLVHAVPRSAGRELAYAAYREREGEGLDNYATWCALTDRHGKDWHEWPDELQHPATPEVLAFRAEHADDVDFYRWLQFVLDEQLSIAQAATRRSGMALGVMHDLAVGVHPEGSDSWSLQDVFAQGITVGAPPDAFNQAGQDWAQPPWRPDRLAEQGYAPFRDMVRTVLRAAGGVRVDHIIGLFRLWWIPDGMGPTEGTYVRYDHEALIGILALEASRSGAIVVGEDLGTVEPWVREYLSERGILGTSILWFEFEFDGDGRPLRPERWREYCLASVTTHDLPPTAGYLAGDHVRLRDELGLLTRSLEEELAADDAERAAWIEELRQRGALTAATASSATGKLDPDSPDLAGLELESTVQALHRYLTWTPSKLLCVALTDMVGDRRTQNQPGTIDEYPNWRVPLTGPDGAPMSLEQVFVSSRARRLAQVVNES; encoded by the coding sequence ATGGACCTGCCCGACACGCTGCACCGGCTGGCCGCCGCCCACAGCATCGCCACCGAGTTCTGGGACTGGCAGGGCCGTCACGTCCAGGTCTCCGATCGGTCGATCACCCGCGTGCTGGAGGCGTTGGGCGTGGACGTCGCCACCCCGGACGCGGCCGAGCAGGCCCTGCGCGACCACGACGACGCCCCCTGGCGGCGCCTGCTACCGCCGGCCCTGGTGATCCGGGCGGGTTGGGCCCCGACGGTGAACGTGCACGTCCGCGACGGGGCCGCAGTGGACGTCTGGATCGAGTTGGAGGGCGGCGGGTACCGCTCGAGCCTGGTGCAGGAGGAGAACTGGGCGCCGGCCCGGCAGGTCGGGGACCGGTGGACCGGGCAGGCCACCTTCCGCATCCCCGGGGACCTGCCGCTGGGCTACCACCGGCTCAAGGCCTGGTCCGAGGGTGACGAGGCGTCGTGTGCGCTGATCGTCACGCCGCAGCGGGTGGGCCTGCCGGAGCGGCTCGGCGACCGGCGCGCCTGGGGGATCGCCACCCAGCTCTACAGCGTCCGCTCGGCCGGCTCCTGGGGCGTCGGCGACGTGGTCGACCTGGAGGACCTGTCCGTCTGGGGGGCGGACCTGGGCGCCGGGTACGTGCTGATCAACCCGCTGCACGCGGCCGAACCGTCCGGCCGGATGGAACCCTCCCCGTACCTGCCGACCACCCGCCGCTTCCAGAACCCCATCTACCTGCGGGTCGAGCGCATCCCCGAGTACGCCGACCTGCCGGCCGCCGACCGGGCCGAGGTCGGCTCGCTCAAGGCGGCGTTGCAGCAGGACCTGGCGGGGCTGGACGCGATCGACCGGGACACCACCTGGACGGCCAAGGCCGCGGCCCTGCGCCTGGTGCACGCGGTGCCCCGGTCGGCCGGCCGGGAGCTGGCCTACGCCGCCTACCGGGAACGGGAGGGCGAGGGCCTGGACAACTACGCGACCTGGTGTGCCCTGACCGACCGGCACGGCAAGGACTGGCACGAGTGGCCGGACGAGCTGCAGCATCCGGCCACCCCGGAGGTGCTCGCCTTCCGGGCCGAACACGCCGACGACGTCGACTTCTACCGCTGGCTGCAGTTCGTGCTCGACGAGCAGCTGTCCATCGCCCAGGCGGCGACCCGGCGGTCGGGGATGGCCCTGGGCGTCATGCACGACCTGGCCGTGGGCGTGCACCCGGAGGGCTCGGACTCCTGGAGCCTGCAGGACGTCTTCGCCCAGGGCATCACCGTCGGCGCCCCGCCGGACGCGTTCAACCAGGCCGGGCAGGACTGGGCGCAACCGCCGTGGCGTCCGGACCGGCTGGCCGAGCAGGGGTACGCCCCGTTCCGGGACATGGTCCGCACGGTGCTGCGGGCCGCCGGCGGGGTCCGGGTCGACCACATCATCGGGCTGTTCCGGCTCTGGTGGATCCCGGACGGCATGGGCCCCACCGAGGGGACCTACGTGCGGTACGACCACGAGGCGCTGATCGGCATCCTGGCCCTGGAGGCGTCCCGGTCGGGCGCGATCGTCGTCGGCGAGGACCTGGGCACGGTCGAGCCGTGGGTGCGCGAGTACCTGTCGGAACGGGGCATCCTGGGCACCTCGATCCTGTGGTTCGAGTTCGAGTTCGACGGGGACGGCCGGCCGCTGCGGCCCGAGCGCTGGCGGGAGTACTGCCTGGCCTCGGTGACCACCCACGACCTGCCACCGACCGCCGGGTACCTGGCCGGCGACCACGTCCGGCTGCGCGACGAGCTGGGCCTGCTGACCCGGTCGCTGGAGGAGGAACTGGCCGCCGACGACGCCGAACGCGCCGCCTGGATCGAGGAGCTGCGGCAACGGGGCGCGCTGACCGCGGCGACGGCCTCCTCGGCCACCGGCAAGCTCGATCCGGACTCGCCCGACCTGGCCGGACTGGAGCTGGAGAGCACCGTGCAGGCCCTGCACCGGTACCTGACCTGGACCCCGTCCAAGCTGCTGTGTGTGGCCCTGACCGACATGGTCGGCGATCGCCGCACCCAGAACCAGCCGGGCACCATCGACGAGTACCCGAACTGGCGGGTGCCGTTGACCGGTCCCGACGGGGCGCCGATGAGCCTGGAGCAGGTGTTCGTCTCCAGCCGGGCCCGCCGGTTGGCCCAGGTGGTCAACGAGAGCTGA
- the thiE gene encoding thiamine phosphate synthase, producing the protein MAPVSSPHDARPALARARLYLCTDSRARQGDLEPFLDAVLANGVDIVQLREKGLEARAELRLLEVLAAAAQRHGKLWAVNDRADVALASGAPILHLGQDDLPVPLARRIVGDEVLIGRSTHDPAQLDAARTEPGVDYYCAGPTWTTPTKPGRPAAGLGLLDHGVARQDARPWFAIGGIENAARLEEVIARGARRAVVVRMITEAEDPGAAARAAADRLAAL; encoded by the coding sequence ATGGCGCCGGTGAGCTCCCCCCACGATGCCCGTCCCGCGCTGGCCCGGGCCCGCCTGTACCTGTGCACCGATTCCCGCGCCCGGCAGGGCGACCTCGAACCGTTCCTGGACGCGGTGCTGGCCAACGGCGTCGACATCGTCCAGCTGCGGGAGAAGGGGCTGGAGGCGCGCGCGGAGCTCCGGCTGCTGGAGGTCTTGGCCGCGGCGGCCCAGCGGCACGGCAAGCTGTGGGCGGTCAACGACCGGGCCGACGTCGCGCTGGCCAGCGGGGCGCCGATCCTGCACCTGGGCCAGGACGACCTGCCGGTGCCGCTGGCCCGGCGGATCGTCGGCGACGAGGTGCTGATCGGCCGCTCCACCCACGACCCGGCCCAGCTGGACGCGGCCCGCACCGAGCCGGGGGTCGACTACTACTGCGCCGGCCCGACCTGGACCACCCCGACCAAACCCGGCCGTCCGGCGGCCGGGCTGGGCCTGCTCGACCACGGGGTGGCCCGGCAGGACGCGCGGCCGTGGTTCGCCATCGGCGGCATCGAGAACGCCGCCCGGCTCGAGGAGGTCATCGCCCGCGGCGCCCGCCGGGCCGTGGTCGTGCGGATGATCACCGAGGCCGAGGACCCGGGCGCCGCCGCCCGCGCGGCCGCCGACCGCCTGGCCGCGCTCTGA